From a single Georhizobium profundi genomic region:
- a CDS encoding ParB/RepB/Spo0J family partition protein, whose product MARAARKKSAAVPMIVFSRARDIPFNRIRLSDSNVREVDVEAGLDELTFDIDRREDLVQGLNVRAILDADGNETGDFETPAGGRRYRSIARLVKAGRFPEDGLVPCIVKKADAKTSAVDDSLAENVLRLALHPLDQFRAFKRMVDGGMSEAEVATAYFTTERYVAQRLALAKVSPKLLEVYAENGMTLALLETFTANPDHARQEQVWDAVRQSHYREPWHVRQMLTETSVPASDKRAMFIGLDAYVAAGGPVLPRYLFDEEDGGWLDDVPLLDRLVADKLRTVADEVASEGWKWIAVSLDLPLGHERGLRVLAGTLPELTRKERKQREALRDEYDALMAEHDGCDELPDEIHQRLSEIEAALDAFENRPAIYDPAEIAGAGAFISVDSDGDLVVERGYVRPEDEPAAAVDGEAPEAVGADGDGTEEPRVMRTVITIGGEPAEPEEDEEDVIRPLSERLVAELTAHRTLALRDAVGANPQVALTALLHKLVRDTFGRSTTGAAVGASVREVYFREQGPDLKDSPYAQSVKERHDGWKADLPSDDDALWDWLAALDEASRLALLAHCVSYGVNALYERPNPISASGISQHGLDLRMAEADRLARTTGLDMIEAGFRPTVENYLGRVPKTRILEAVREGAGDRAADLIAHLKKGDMAEEAERLLAETGWLPEPLRPLDAEPELEAGTEGDGEALPAFLAGDEEEAVGSVEGDPEHLVAAE is encoded by the coding sequence ATGGCAAGAGCTGCCAGGAAGAAGTCCGCCGCCGTCCCAATGATCGTGTTCTCGCGGGCGCGCGATATTCCGTTCAACCGGATCAGGCTGTCGGACAGCAATGTCCGCGAGGTCGACGTCGAGGCCGGCCTGGACGAACTCACCTTCGACATCGACCGCCGCGAGGACCTCGTGCAGGGTCTCAATGTCCGTGCCATCCTCGACGCGGACGGCAACGAGACCGGCGATTTCGAGACGCCGGCGGGCGGGCGCCGCTACAGGTCGATCGCCCGGCTCGTGAAGGCGGGGCGTTTCCCCGAGGACGGGCTCGTTCCCTGCATCGTCAAGAAGGCCGACGCCAAGACCTCGGCCGTGGACGACTCGCTCGCAGAGAACGTGCTGCGGCTGGCGCTGCATCCCCTCGATCAGTTCCGCGCCTTCAAGCGCATGGTCGACGGCGGCATGTCCGAGGCGGAGGTCGCCACCGCCTACTTCACCACCGAGCGCTATGTCGCGCAGCGCCTCGCGCTCGCCAAGGTCTCGCCGAAGCTGCTGGAGGTCTATGCCGAGAACGGCATGACGCTGGCGCTGCTGGAGACCTTCACCGCGAATCCCGATCATGCCCGTCAGGAGCAGGTCTGGGATGCCGTGAGGCAGTCGCACTACCGCGAACCCTGGCACGTCCGCCAGATGCTCACCGAGACCAGCGTTCCCGCGTCCGACAAGCGCGCCATGTTCATCGGCCTCGACGCCTATGTCGCGGCCGGCGGCCCGGTGCTGCCCCGCTACCTGTTCGACGAGGAGGATGGCGGCTGGCTCGACGACGTGCCTCTGCTCGACAGGCTGGTTGCGGACAAGCTCAGGACCGTCGCCGACGAGGTGGCCTCCGAGGGCTGGAAGTGGATCGCCGTCAGCCTCGACCTCCCGCTCGGCCACGAGCGGGGCCTTCGCGTGCTCGCCGGCACCTTGCCCGAACTCACGCGGAAGGAGCGCAAGCAGCGCGAGGCGCTGCGCGACGAGTACGACGCCCTGATGGCCGAGCATGACGGCTGCGACGAGCTGCCCGACGAGATCCACCAGCGGCTCAGCGAGATCGAGGCGGCGCTTGACGCCTTCGAGAACCGCCCGGCCATCTATGACCCGGCCGAGATCGCCGGCGCCGGCGCCTTCATCTCGGTCGATTCCGATGGCGATCTTGTCGTCGAACGCGGCTATGTCCGGCCCGAGGACGAGCCGGCCGCGGCCGTCGACGGCGAAGCGCCGGAGGCCGTAGGCGCCGACGGCGACGGCACGGAGGAGCCGCGAGTCATGCGGACCGTCATCACCATCGGCGGCGAGCCTGCCGAGCCGGAGGAGGACGAGGAAGACGTCATCCGTCCCCTGTCGGAAAGGCTGGTGGCCGAGCTGACGGCGCATCGCACGCTCGCCCTGCGCGACGCCGTGGGCGCCAACCCGCAGGTCGCGCTCACGGCGCTGCTGCACAAGCTGGTGCGCGACACGTTCGGGCGCTCCACCACCGGCGCCGCGGTCGGGGCTTCCGTCCGCGAGGTCTATTTCCGCGAGCAGGGTCCGGACCTCAAGGACAGCCCCTATGCGCAGTCGGTCAAGGAGCGGCACGACGGCTGGAAGGCGGACCTTCCGTCCGACGACGACGCGCTCTGGGACTGGCTCGCCGCGCTCGACGAGGCCAGCCGCCTGGCGCTGCTCGCCCATTGCGTGAGCTACGGCGTCAACGCGCTCTACGAGCGGCCGAACCCGATCAGCGCCAGCGGCATCTCGCAGCACGGTCTCGACCTTCGCATGGCCGAGGCCGACCGGCTCGCCCGCACCACCGGCCTCGACATGATCGAGGCGGGCTTCCGGCCCACGGTCGAAAACTATCTCGGCCGCGTTCCGAAGACCCGCATCCTCGAAGCCGTCCGCGAGGGCGCCGGCGATCGCGCGGCCGACCTGATCGCCCATCTGAAGAAGGGCGACATGGCCGAGGAAGCCGAACGGCTGCTCGCTGAAACCGGCTGGCTGCCCGAGCCGCTGCGGCCGCTCGACGCCGAGCCGGAGCTTGAGGCGGGCACGGAGGGCGATGGCGAGGCGCTTCCCGCCTTCCTCGCCGGTGATGAGGAGGAGGCGGTCGGCAGCGTTGAGGGCGATCCCGAGCATCTGGTCGCCGCCGAATAG
- a CDS encoding DUF6117 family protein, translating to MAIPDHARTNFKTLLRAAGDGNLALMECQDAATGNLRYVICAVGRDGGDYVFTPFGHLADGDPYDAYLPPDPDDPSGFLAPDDGGR from the coding sequence ATGGCGATTCCCGACCATGCACGCACCAACTTCAAGACGCTGCTGAGAGCGGCTGGCGATGGCAACCTCGCCCTGATGGAGTGCCAGGACGCCGCGACCGGCAACCTGCGCTACGTCATCTGCGCGGTCGGCCGCGACGGCGGCGATTACGTCTTCACGCCGTTCGGCCATCTGGCCGATGGCGATCCCTACGACGCCTATCTTCCGCCGGACCCGGACGATCCGTCCGGCTTCCTGGCGCCCGACGACGGAGGCCGGTGA
- a CDS encoding antitoxin of toxin-antitoxin stability system — protein MPEIVETTVYRLGELSADAKDRARAWYREGAFDHDLHEFIFDDFERVCEILGVRLRTRTVPLYGGGTRQKPCIYFSGFWSQGDGACFEGSYSHARGAPRKIRDHAPKDGELHRIADALQAIQRRNFYQLHAGVSHRGRYCHEYCMVISVERDSPIYQDMTADAEDAVTEALRDLARWFYRQLEREYEFLLSDEVVDEAIAANEYTFTSSGRRFG, from the coding sequence ATGCCTGAGATCGTCGAAACCACCGTCTACCGCCTCGGTGAGCTGTCCGCGGACGCGAAGGACAGGGCGCGTGCATGGTATCGCGAAGGCGCGTTCGACCATGACTTGCACGAGTTCATCTTCGATGATTTCGAGCGTGTCTGCGAGATTCTCGGCGTGCGGCTCCGGACCCGCACCGTTCCGCTCTATGGCGGCGGCACCCGTCAGAAGCCGTGCATCTACTTCTCCGGCTTCTGGAGCCAGGGCGACGGTGCTTGTTTCGAGGGAAGCTACAGCCACGCCAGGGGCGCACCGCGAAAAATCCGCGACCATGCTCCCAAGGATGGCGAGCTTCACCGGATCGCCGACGCGCTCCAGGCGATCCAGCGCCGCAACTTCTACCAGCTCCATGCCGGCGTCAGCCATCGCGGCCGCTACTGCCACGAATACTGCATGGTCATATCGGTGGAACGCGACAGTCCTATCTATCAGGACATGACCGCCGACGCCGAGGACGCCGTGACGGAGGCGCTGCGCGATCTCGCACGCTGGTTCTACCGCCAGCTTGAGCGTGAATACGAGTTTCTGTTGTCGGACGAGGTGGTCGACGAGGCCATTGCCGCGAACGAATACACCTTCACCTCATCTGGCCGCCGCTTCGGCTGA
- a CDS encoding strawberry notch-like NTP hydrolase domain-containing protein has translation MMPATVAANAAAPIPLASEPGTAAAILAAAQLLLPHLERGQRIDAPALRHAMETAFGGSDAAGAWNWKTAYEACEAATVLFLRKFGKALLRKSGSPAASLPLLERIAALMLTHTRRSEEVQSFQQFSTPIPLGLVAATAAAITPADRVLEPSAGTGLLAILAEIAGGTLVLNELAETRASLLSSLFPALSVTRFDAAQIDDHLDLAVTPTVVLMNPPFSVMAHVETRMADAAFRHVASALARLAPGGRLVTITGANFAPDAPEWASAYARLQERGRVVFTAAIDGAVYAKHGTTFPTRLTVIDKQPADDPTVFPASLGIAPDADALMGWVAEHVPARLPVDPAVAVPVAATPAPRTVRGYLARSAKAAPRKPLAEPEGVDLSYEIIDRQDAGSAGITDSIYEEYALQSIRIPGAQPHPTKLVQSAAMASVAPPKPSYRPRLPANIRDLLSDAQLETLIYAGEAHSDYLAGAWTVDETFDVVTAAADDASGSVRFRRGFMIGDGTGVGKGRESASIILDNWMRGRRKALWISKSDKLLEDAQRDWSALGMERLLITPQSRFPQGKPITLPEGILFTTYATLRTDERGEKASRVQQIVDWLGADWDGVVIFDECHALQNAVGGKGERGDAAPSQQGRAGLRLQHALPDARVVYVSATGATTVHNLAYAQRLGLWGGEDFPFSTRAEFVEAIEAGGVAAMEVLARDLRALGLYTARSLSFDGVEYELVEHELTPEQTRIYDAYAGAFAIIHNNLDAAMQAANIIGGGEGGSGTLNKQAKSAARSAFESAKQRFFGHLLTSMKTPTLIRSIERDLEAGHASVVQIVSTGEALMERRLAELPTEEWNDVRVDITPREYVLDYLRHSFPVQLYEPFTDSEGRLSSRPVTRDGQPVESREAVARRDTLIAKLASLPPVPGALDQIVQRFGTDIVAEVTGRSRRIVRRTSNGGHDRLVVETRAGSANLAETAAFMDDQRRVLVFSDAGGTGRSYHAELSARNTRLRVHYLLEPGWKADAAIQGLGRTHRTNQAQPPLFRPIATNVKAEKRFLSTIARRLDTLGAITRGQRQTGGQGLFRPEDNLESHYARDALRQLYMLIVRGKVEGCSLGKFEASTGLKLMDSTGIKDELPPITTFLNRLLALTIEMQGIIFTAFEGLLNARIEGAIASGSYDAGLETLSAESFVVTGRETIYTHPGTGAETRLLTISERKRNRPVTLDAALDHLLDPRAKLLVNERSGRAAVRVHAPSVMTDDGDVQYRVRLIRPMEAHTIPFGAMVGSHWVEADRDAFASVWQAEVAEVPEFSDSTIHIVTGLLLPIWRRLPNESSRVYRLQTDDGERIIGRRVSPAWAANAVTTGSVSLSADEAFAALMEGRTIIDLDDGLQLRRVRVMGAHRIELSGFTDTMRERLSAYGLFHEIISWKLRMFVPTDASGVAVLARLLDRWSVERFSEREAA, from the coding sequence ATGATGCCCGCTACCGTGGCCGCCAACGCTGCCGCGCCGATCCCGCTCGCCTCCGAGCCCGGCACCGCCGCCGCCATCCTCGCGGCCGCGCAGCTCCTTCTCCCCCATCTCGAACGCGGCCAGCGCATCGACGCTCCGGCGCTGCGCCACGCGATGGAAACCGCCTTCGGCGGCTCCGACGCGGCGGGCGCATGGAACTGGAAGACCGCCTACGAAGCCTGCGAGGCGGCCACGGTGCTGTTCCTGCGCAAGTTCGGCAAGGCGCTGCTCCGCAAGAGCGGCTCTCCCGCTGCGAGCCTGCCGCTGCTGGAACGCATCGCGGCGCTGATGCTGACCCACACGCGCCGCTCCGAGGAGGTGCAATCCTTCCAGCAGTTCTCGACCCCGATCCCGCTCGGCCTGGTCGCGGCCACCGCCGCCGCGATCACGCCGGCCGACCGCGTGCTGGAGCCCTCGGCCGGCACCGGCCTGCTCGCCATCCTGGCCGAGATCGCCGGGGGCACGCTCGTCCTCAACGAGCTGGCCGAGACCCGCGCCTCGCTCCTCTCCTCCCTCTTTCCGGCCCTGTCCGTCACGCGCTTCGATGCGGCCCAGATCGACGACCACCTCGACCTGGCCGTGACGCCGACCGTGGTGCTGATGAACCCGCCATTCTCGGTCATGGCGCATGTCGAGACCCGCATGGCGGACGCGGCATTCCGCCATGTCGCCTCTGCGCTGGCGCGCCTCGCTCCCGGCGGCCGCCTTGTCACCATCACCGGCGCCAACTTCGCACCCGACGCACCCGAATGGGCTTCCGCCTACGCCCGTCTGCAGGAACGCGGCCGTGTCGTATTCACGGCCGCCATCGACGGCGCCGTCTATGCCAAGCACGGCACGACGTTCCCGACGCGGCTGACCGTCATCGACAAGCAGCCGGCCGACGATCCCACAGTCTTTCCCGCGTCGCTCGGCATCGCGCCCGACGCGGATGCGCTGATGGGCTGGGTTGCCGAGCATGTGCCGGCCCGCCTGCCGGTCGATCCCGCCGTCGCGGTTCCGGTCGCCGCCACGCCCGCGCCCCGCACCGTGCGCGGCTATCTCGCCCGCTCCGCAAAGGCCGCGCCGAGGAAGCCCCTAGCCGAGCCGGAAGGCGTTGACCTCAGCTACGAGATCATCGACCGCCAGGATGCCGGGAGCGCCGGCATCACCGATTCCATCTATGAGGAATACGCGCTCCAGTCGATCCGCATCCCCGGCGCGCAGCCTCATCCGACCAAGCTGGTGCAGTCGGCGGCGATGGCGTCCGTCGCGCCGCCGAAGCCGAGCTACCGGCCGCGCCTGCCGGCCAACATCCGCGACCTCCTGTCGGATGCCCAGCTCGAAACCCTGATCTATGCCGGCGAGGCCCATTCCGATTATCTCGCCGGCGCGTGGACGGTCGATGAGACCTTCGACGTCGTGACGGCCGCTGCCGACGACGCGAGTGGTTCCGTCCGCTTCCGGCGCGGCTTCATGATCGGTGACGGCACCGGCGTCGGCAAGGGCCGCGAATCCGCGAGCATCATCCTCGACAACTGGATGAGAGGCCGCCGCAAGGCGCTGTGGATCTCGAAGTCGGACAAGCTGCTCGAAGACGCGCAACGGGATTGGTCGGCGCTCGGCATGGAGCGCCTGCTGATTACGCCGCAGTCGCGCTTCCCGCAGGGCAAGCCGATCACGCTGCCGGAAGGCATCCTGTTCACCACCTACGCCACGCTCAGGACCGACGAGCGCGGCGAGAAGGCGTCGCGCGTCCAGCAGATCGTGGACTGGCTCGGCGCCGACTGGGATGGCGTCGTCATCTTCGACGAATGCCACGCGCTTCAGAACGCCGTCGGCGGCAAGGGCGAGCGGGGCGATGCCGCTCCGTCGCAGCAGGGCCGCGCCGGGCTTCGTCTCCAGCATGCGCTTCCCGACGCCCGCGTCGTCTATGTCTCGGCGACCGGCGCCACCACGGTTCACAATTTGGCCTATGCGCAGAGGTTGGGCTTGTGGGGCGGCGAGGACTTCCCGTTCTCGACGCGGGCCGAGTTCGTCGAGGCGATTGAGGCCGGCGGTGTTGCGGCGATGGAGGTGCTGGCCCGCGACCTGCGCGCGCTCGGCCTCTACACCGCGCGCTCGCTCTCCTTCGACGGCGTGGAATACGAGCTGGTCGAGCACGAGCTAACGCCCGAGCAGACCCGCATCTACGACGCCTATGCCGGGGCGTTCGCCATCATCCACAACAACCTCGACGCCGCCATGCAGGCCGCCAACATCATCGGCGGAGGCGAAGGCGGCTCCGGCACGCTGAACAAGCAGGCAAAGTCCGCCGCGCGCTCCGCATTCGAGTCGGCCAAGCAGCGCTTCTTCGGCCATCTGCTCACCAGCATGAAGACGCCCACCCTGATCCGCTCGATCGAGCGCGATCTGGAGGCGGGCCATGCCTCCGTGGTGCAGATCGTCTCGACCGGCGAGGCGCTGATGGAGCGCAGGCTGGCGGAGCTTCCCACGGAGGAATGGAACGACGTCCGCGTTGACATAACGCCTCGCGAGTATGTCCTGGACTACCTTCGCCATTCTTTCCCGGTGCAGCTCTACGAGCCCTTCACCGACTCGGAGGGCAGGCTGTCGTCGCGGCCCGTCACGCGCGACGGCCAGCCGGTCGAGAGCCGCGAGGCCGTCGCCCGCCGGGATACGCTGATCGCGAAGCTGGCGAGCCTGCCGCCCGTTCCCGGCGCGCTCGACCAGATCGTCCAGCGCTTCGGCACCGACATCGTGGCCGAAGTCACCGGCCGGTCGCGCCGCATCGTCCGCAGGACGAGCAATGGCGGCCACGATCGGCTCGTCGTCGAGACCCGCGCCGGCTCGGCCAATCTCGCGGAGACCGCCGCCTTCATGGACGACCAGAGGCGGGTTCTGGTCTTCTCGGACGCGGGCGGAACGGGCCGCAGCTACCACGCCGAACTGTCGGCGCGGAACACACGGCTGCGCGTCCACTATCTCCTCGAACCCGGCTGGAAGGCCGACGCCGCCATCCAGGGGCTCGGCCGCACGCACCGGACCAATCAGGCGCAGCCGCCCCTGTTCCGGCCGATCGCCACCAACGTCAAGGCCGAGAAGCGGTTTCTCAGCACGATCGCGCGCCGGCTCGACACGCTGGGCGCGATCACGCGCGGCCAGCGGCAGACCGGCGGTCAGGGCCTGTTCCGCCCGGAGGACAATCTGGAATCGCATTATGCCCGCGACGCGCTGCGCCAGCTCTACATGCTGATCGTGCGCGGCAAGGTCGAGGGCTGCTCGCTGGGGAAGTTCGAGGCGTCGACCGGCCTAAAGCTGATGGATTCGACCGGCATCAAGGACGAGTTGCCGCCGATCACCACCTTCCTCAACCGGCTGCTCGCGCTCACCATCGAGATGCAAGGCATCATCTTCACCGCCTTCGAGGGGTTGCTGAACGCGCGGATCGAAGGCGCCATCGCGTCGGGCAGCTACGATGCCGGCCTGGAGACGCTGAGCGCCGAGAGCTTCGTCGTCACCGGAAGGGAGACGATCTACACGCATCCCGGCACCGGCGCCGAGACCCGGCTTCTCACCATCTCCGAGCGCAAGCGCAACCGGCCGGTCACGCTCGATGCCGCGCTCGACCATCTCCTTGACCCGCGCGCGAAGCTGCTGGTCAACGAACGCTCCGGCCGCGCCGCGGTGCGGGTCCATGCGCCGTCCGTGATGACCGACGATGGCGATGTCCAGTATCGCGTCCGGCTGATCCGGCCGATGGAGGCTCACACCATCCCGTTCGGTGCGATGGTCGGAAGCCATTGGGTCGAGGCGGACCGAGACGCCTTCGCATCGGTCTGGCAGGCAGAGGTGGCGGAGGTGCCGGAGTTCTCGGATTCCACCATCCACATCGTCACCGGCCTGCTGCTGCCGATCTGGCGACGCCTGCCCAACGAGTCCTCGCGCGTCTACCGGCTTCAGACCGATGACGGCGAGCGCATCATCGGCCGCAGGGTCTCGCCGGCATGGGCGGCGAACGCGGTGACGACCGGATCGGTCTCGCTCTCTGCCGACGAGGCGTTCGCGGCGCTGATGGAGGGGAGGACCATCATCGACCTCGACGATGGGCTCCAGCTTCGCCGCGTCCGCGTCATGGGCGCCCACCGCATCGAGCTGTCGGGCTTCACCGACACGATGCGCGAGCGTCTCTCGGCCTACGGCTTGTTCCACGAGATCATCTCGTGGAAACTACGCATGTTCGTTCCCACCGACGCGAGCGGGGTCGCGGTGCTGGCGAGGCTGCTCGACCGATGGTCGGTCGAGCGCTTCAGCGAACGGGAGGCCGCATAA
- a CDS encoding DUF7146 domain-containing protein yields the protein MPRLDASELARRLGLHAEAACRHYLSNGRRQGNYWLVGDARNLPGRSTFVRLRSSAKGPPGHWTDAATGEHGDMLDIVRESLGLVDFKDIADEARRFLSLPHPEPDTGTAAGKASRRASGSPEAARRLFGISKPIRGTLAQTYLRRRGITDLSGISSLRFHPRCYYRPDEHSPRKTLPALIAAVTDLDGRLTGAHRTWLAPDGSGKAAVDTPRRAMGDLLGHGIRFGASDDVLAAGEGIETVLSPRMVLPMMPMLAATSAAHLAAILFPATLRRLYILRDRDPAGDGARDRLVERAASAGIEAIVLSPRLEDFNEDLRLHGPEALRAQMRPQLVHEDASRFMALAA from the coding sequence ATGCCCCGTCTCGACGCTTCCGAGCTTGCCCGCCGTCTCGGCCTCCATGCCGAGGCGGCTTGCCGCCACTATCTGTCCAACGGACGACGCCAGGGCAATTACTGGCTGGTCGGGGACGCCCGGAACCTGCCCGGCCGCTCCACCTTCGTCCGGCTGCGCAGCTCGGCCAAGGGACCGCCCGGCCACTGGACCGATGCCGCCACCGGCGAGCATGGCGACATGCTCGATATTGTCCGCGAAAGCCTCGGCCTCGTCGACTTCAAGGACATAGCCGACGAGGCGCGACGCTTCCTCAGCCTGCCTCATCCCGAACCGGACACCGGAACGGCGGCCGGGAAGGCGAGCCGGCGCGCATCCGGCTCGCCCGAAGCGGCACGGCGCCTGTTCGGCATATCGAAGCCGATCCGCGGCACGCTCGCGCAAACCTATTTGCGCCGGCGCGGCATCACGGACCTCTCCGGCATCTCCAGCCTACGGTTCCATCCGCGCTGCTATTACCGGCCTGACGAGCACAGCCCGAGAAAGACCTTGCCGGCGTTGATCGCCGCCGTCACCGACCTTGACGGCCGGCTTACCGGGGCGCATCGCACCTGGCTCGCGCCGGACGGATCGGGGAAGGCTGCCGTCGACACGCCGAGGCGGGCGATGGGCGACCTGCTCGGCCACGGCATCCGCTTCGGCGCGTCGGACGATGTGCTGGCGGCCGGCGAAGGCATCGAGACGGTGCTGTCGCCCCGCATGGTCCTGCCCATGATGCCGATGCTGGCGGCGACCTCGGCCGCCCATCTCGCCGCGATCCTGTTCCCGGCGACGCTGCGCAGGCTCTACATCCTGCGCGACCGCGATCCGGCCGGCGACGGTGCGCGGGACCGTCTGGTCGAGCGGGCGGCGAGCGCCGGGATCGAGGCGATCGTGCTGTCGCCACGGCTCGAGGACTTCAACGAGGATCTGCGGCTCCACGGCCCGGAGGCCCTTCGGGCGCAGATGCGGCCTCAGCTCGTCCATGAGGACGCCAGCCGCTTCATGGCCCTGGCGGCATAG
- a CDS encoding DUF2493 domain-containing protein: MGSEHEDGFEPQHASSPTDRLLTELQLYGWRPFEDEPGPRPLPEGSTVAGAIADIFDALIATLGDTRLEPDLDDLLWSTVNLFHRAVQRIERTLDDNEQSQRRLQREQDGTEIKAVELERLTAEGQTMIERRDAFELMRDQAAEHYERHTGSSWRPRSGSMVNHRNLTSALVDSRDFISARRRADAEVLIPAGPRIAVSGANTFNDHALIWGVLDKVHAKYPQMVLLHGGARTGTDLIADKWAANRKVPTVPFPPDFAKYPAKQAPFKRNDTVLETLPIGVIVFPGGGIQGNLADKARKLGINVYDFRDRGGA; this comes from the coding sequence ATGGGAAGCGAACACGAAGACGGCTTCGAGCCGCAGCACGCCTCATCCCCAACCGACCGCCTGCTCACCGAACTCCAGCTCTATGGCTGGCGCCCCTTCGAGGACGAGCCCGGTCCGAGGCCGCTGCCCGAGGGCAGCACGGTGGCCGGAGCCATCGCAGACATCTTCGACGCCCTCATCGCCACGCTTGGCGACACCCGCCTCGAACCCGATCTCGACGACCTGCTCTGGTCGACCGTCAATCTCTTCCACCGCGCCGTCCAGCGGATCGAGCGCACGCTGGACGACAACGAGCAGTCCCAGCGCCGCCTCCAGCGGGAACAGGACGGCACCGAGATCAAGGCGGTCGAGCTGGAGCGCCTTACGGCCGAGGGCCAGACCATGATCGAGCGGCGCGACGCCTTCGAGCTGATGCGCGACCAGGCCGCCGAACACTACGAGCGCCACACCGGCTCAAGCTGGCGGCCGCGTTCCGGCTCGATGGTCAACCACCGCAACCTGACCTCGGCGCTGGTCGACAGCCGCGACTTCATCTCCGCCCGCCGCAGGGCGGACGCCGAGGTGCTGATCCCGGCAGGCCCGAGGATCGCGGTCTCCGGCGCCAACACCTTCAACGACCACGCTCTCATCTGGGGCGTGCTCGACAAGGTTCACGCCAAGTATCCGCAGATGGTCCTCCTGCATGGCGGCGCCAGGACCGGCACCGACCTGATCGCCGACAAGTGGGCGGCGAACCGCAAGGTGCCGACCGTTCCGTTCCCGCCCGACTTCGCCAAGTATCCGGCGAAGCAGGCGCCCTTCAAGCGCAACGACACCGTGCTCGAAACGCTTCCGATCGGCGTCATCGTCTTTCCCGGCGGCGGCATCCAGGGCAACCTTGCCGACAAGGCGAGGAAGCTCGGCATCAACGTCTACGATTTCCGCGATCGGGGTGGCGCTTAG
- a CDS encoding single-stranded DNA-binding protein: protein MQNIVILAGNIGQDPEGRTTINNTRIVHFTLATSRPRYAEGKVLRDKDGYRVQETEWHRITCFNGLGKTVEQHCQKGMKVLVRGRIHYTKWTDREGVERYSTEIIAETVDFLSWPKREDDSRGANDPDDEIPF, encoded by the coding sequence ATGCAGAACATCGTCATTCTTGCCGGCAACATCGGTCAGGACCCCGAGGGCCGCACCACCATCAACAACACCCGCATCGTCCACTTCACCCTAGCCACCTCGCGCCCCCGCTACGCGGAAGGCAAGGTTCTGCGGGACAAGGACGGCTACCGGGTCCAGGAGACCGAATGGCACCGCATCACCTGCTTCAACGGCCTCGGCAAGACGGTCGAGCAGCATTGCCAGAAGGGCATGAAGGTGCTGGTCCGGGGCCGCATCCACTACACGAAGTGGACCGACCGGGAAGGCGTCGAGCGCTACAGCACGGAGATCATCGCCGAGACGGTGGACTTCCTGAGCTGGCCGAAGCGGGAGGACGACAGCCGCGGCGCCAACGATCCCGACGACGAGATCCCGTTCTGA
- a CDS encoding MerR family transcriptional regulator, which yields MRDHAGVKGLKRAELAQRTGCNLETVRYYEKVGLLPEPPRTASGYRSYDSTHERRLRFVLRARELGFSLDEVRELLRLVDERDQPCAEASAVAAAHLDDVREKIADLKRMERVLKDVVAQCTEGNRRECPLIETLFREPASSAKCQ from the coding sequence ATGCGCGATCACGCTGGCGTGAAAGGCCTCAAGCGCGCCGAACTCGCACAGCGCACAGGGTGCAATCTGGAGACGGTCCGCTATTACGAGAAGGTCGGCCTCCTGCCGGAGCCGCCGCGCACGGCGAGCGGCTATCGCAGCTACGACAGCACCCACGAGCGACGGCTTCGCTTCGTCTTGCGGGCGCGCGAGCTCGGCTTCTCCCTCGATGAAGTCCGTGAACTGCTGCGCCTCGTCGACGAGCGCGACCAGCCCTGCGCCGAGGCAAGCGCCGTTGCCGCCGCGCATCTCGACGACGTGCGTGAAAAGATCGCCGACCTGAAACGCATGGAGCGAGTGCTGAAGGACGTGGTGGCCCAATGCACAGAAGGCAATCGGCGGGAATGTCCGCTGATCGAGACGCTGTTCCGGGAGCCGGCGAGCTCAGCGAAATGCCAGTGA
- a CDS encoding mercuric transporter MerT family protein: MNASRHGPADVAPTAANLTTPERSEAGRQRLVAVGGILGAIAASSCCIIPLVLFSLGIGGAWIGNLTALAPYKPLFVAATAGMLGYGFYLVYWKPRQACADGAACTRAVPSRLVQIALWFATVLVAAAFAFDYVAPLLLSA; this comes from the coding sequence ATGAATGCATCCCGACACGGACCAGCAGACGTTGCACCGACTGCGGCAAACCTGACGACGCCAGAGCGAAGCGAGGCCGGGCGACAGCGCCTGGTCGCCGTCGGCGGCATACTCGGCGCCATCGCCGCCTCGTCCTGTTGCATCATTCCGCTCGTCCTGTTCAGCCTCGGCATCGGCGGCGCCTGGATCGGCAATCTGACGGCGCTTGCGCCCTACAAGCCACTGTTTGTCGCCGCAACGGCGGGCATGCTCGGCTACGGCTTCTACCTTGTCTACTGGAAGCCGCGACAGGCCTGTGCCGATGGGGCTGCCTGCACGCGCGCCGTCCCCAGCCGCCTCGTTCAGATCGCGCTCTGGTTCGCGACCGTACTCGTCGCCGCTGCTTTCGCCTTCGACTACGTCGCGCCGCTGCTGCTTTCCGCCTGA